In Citrus sinensis cultivar Valencia sweet orange chromosome 2, DVS_A1.0, whole genome shotgun sequence, a single genomic region encodes these proteins:
- the LOC102625123 gene encoding alpha-farnesene synthase-like produces the protein MNSKACNVIPPRQSANYKPNIWKYDFIQSLHSKYKEEGCRSRAEKLTNDVKQMFLEAADLLAKLELIDRICKLGLSYLFEEQIREILVDTVAFLKNDTGCLEVKDLYATALCFKLLRQHGYEISQDMFIDFMDETGTTFSTSKCTDIKGLIELFEASHLALEGESILDEAKVFSGGTLKGIYSSLNTDLAQTVARVLELPSHWRVPWYEVRWQINSYEKEKHMNTILLELAKLNFNIVQATLQNDLRELSRWWKNLGLIENLNFSRDRLVECFLCAVGLVYEPNCSCFRKWLTKVIIFILVIDDIYDIYGSLEELEHFTSAVERWDFKEIQRLPECMKLCFKALYDTTNEMAYEIGRRNTWKQVLPHLKKEWSDFCKSLLVEAKWQKRGHTPCLQEYLSNAWISSSGTVLSVYSFFGIMKEATEETAGFLKLNQDLVYNSSLIIRLCNDLGTSSAELERGDVASSILCCMTEMNISEEIARNYIKGMISKTWTKINGQCFTQSPLLQLFIHITTNFARVVHSLYQYGDGFGVQDRDTKKQILSLLIEPMPPSPFS, from the exons ATGAATTCTAAAGCTTGTAATGTGATACCACCAAGGCAATCTGCCAATTATAAGCCAAACATTTGGAAATATGATTTCATTCAATCCCTTCACAGCAAATATAAg GAAGAAGGATGTAGAAGCCGAGCCGAGAAGCTAACGAACGATGTGAAGCAAATGTTTCTTGAAGCAGCTGACCTTTTAGCCAAGCTGGAGCTCATTGATAGAATCTGTAAACTAGGCCTGTCCTATCTCTTCGAGGAACAAATTCGGGAAATTTTAGTCGACACAGttgcatttttaaaaaatgacactGGTTGTTTAGAAGTAAAGGATCTTTATGCTACTGCATTATGCTTTAAGCTCCTCAGGCAGCATGGCTATGAAATCTCACAAG ataTGTTTATCGACTTCATGGATGAAACGGGTACAACATTCTCAACTAGCAAGTGTACGGATATCAAAGGACTGATTGAACTTTTTGAAGCCTCACATCTAGCTTTAGAAGGTGAAAGCATATTGGATGAGGCCAAGGTTTTCTCCGGAGGAACTCTAAAGGGTATCTATTCTTCTTTGAATACTGACCTTGCACAAACAGTGGCCAGAGTTTTGGAACTTCCATCGCATTGGAGAGTGCCGTGGTATGAAGTCAGATGGCAGATAAACTCAtatgaaaaagagaaacaCATGAACACAATTTTGCTTGAATTAGCAAAACTTAACTTCAATATTGTTCAAGCCACACTCCAAAATGATCTAAGGGAGCTTTCCAG GTGGTGGAAGAATCTGGGTTTGATTGAGAATTTAAACTTCTCTCGAGATCGACTGGTAGAATGTTTCTTGTGTGCAGTGGGGCTAGTTTATGAGCCCAACTGCAGCTGCTTTAGAAAATGGTTGACTAAGGTCATTATATTCATATTAGTCATCGATGATATCTATGATATTTATGGTTCGTTGGAGGAACTAGAACACTTCACCAGTGCTGTTGAAAG GTGGGATTTCAAGGAAATTCAACGTTTGCCTGAGTGTATGAAGCTTTGTTTCAAAGCACTCTACGACACTACTAATGAAATGGCTTATGAAATTGGGAGGAGAAATACTTGGAAACAAGTCTTACCTCATCTAAAAAAAGAG TGGTCAGATTTCTGTAAATCATTACTTGTGGAAGCAAAATGGCAGAAAAGGGGACACACCCCTTGCTTACAGGAGTACTTAAGTAATGCATGGATTTCATCATCCGGCACCGTGCTTTCTGTCTATTCATTTTTTGGCATAATGAAAGAAGCGACCGAAGAGACTGCAGGTTTTCTTAAGCTAAATCAAGATCTTGTGTATAATTCATCTCTGATCATTCGACTGTGCAATGATCTAGGCACTTCATCG GCGGAGCTAGAGAGAGGGGACGTGGCTTCATCAATCCTGTGTTGTATGACGGAAATGAATATTTCGGAGGAGATAGCtcgaaattatattaaaggcATGATAAGTAAAACATGGACAAAGATAAATGGACAATGCTTCACACAATCACCCTTGTTGCAGTTATTTATCCATATCACTACAAATTTTGCACGTGTGGTGCACAGTCTTTACCAATATGGAGATGGATTTGGAGTTCAGGACAGAGATACTAAGAAGCAGATCCTGTCTTTGCTGATTGAACCTATGCCACCGTCACCTTTTAGTTGA